In the Maribacter sp. MJ134 genome, one interval contains:
- a CDS encoding NADP-dependent malic enzyme: MSNQKQRREALIYHAKPQPGKIKIVPTKPYSTQRDLALAYSPGVAEPCLEIAKDKENVYKYTAKGNIVAVISNGTAVLGLGNIGPEASKPVMEGKSLLFKIFADIDGIDIELDTEDVDKFVETVKMIAPTFGGINLEDIKAPEAFEIERRLKEELDIPVMHDDQHGTAIISAAALLNALELTGKKISEVKIVVSGAGAAAVSCTRLYKAFGASPKNIVMLDSKGVIRSDRANLSTEKLEFASDRKIDTLEEAMKDADVFVGLSIANIVSPEMLTSMAPNPIVFAMANPDPEIPYELACKTRKDIIMATGRSDHPNQVNNVLGFPFIFRGALDVRATSINEAMKMAAVKALAELTKEPVPEQVNIAYGETRLTFGKDYIIPKPFDQRLIAKIPPAVAKAAMESGVANAPIEDWQRYEEELLQRSGNDNKVVRLLHSRAKSNTKRIVFAEADQLDVLKAAQIVYEEGIAEPILLGRKEIIVELKKELEFDADIPIVDPLSKEFDERHIRYATKYWESRKRNGTTLYSAKIKMKERNYFGAMMVLEGDADGMISGYSRAYPTVVKPILEVIGRAANVKKVSTVNIMITDRGPLFLADTSINIEPNAEEIAEIAQMTANVAATFGFDPVLALLSYANFGSSSHPNAKKVRRAVEILHETNPSLVVDGEIQTDFALNRELHESQFPFSKLAGRKVNTLIFPNLESANITYKLLKELNGADSIGPIMVGLRKSVHIMQLGASVDEIVNMTAVAVIDAQEREKRKKAKSLR; the protein is encoded by the coding sequence ATGAGCAATCAGAAGCAACGCAGGGAGGCACTAATTTATCACGCTAAACCACAACCGGGAAAGATAAAAATAGTACCGACTAAACCGTACAGCACGCAGAGAGATTTAGCTTTGGCTTACTCGCCAGGGGTTGCAGAGCCCTGTTTGGAAATCGCAAAGGATAAGGAGAATGTATATAAATATACGGCTAAGGGAAATATTGTAGCAGTCATCTCTAACGGAACTGCCGTTTTAGGATTGGGAAATATCGGTCCAGAAGCATCTAAACCCGTTATGGAGGGGAAAAGTTTGCTTTTTAAGATTTTTGCGGATATCGATGGTATTGATATTGAATTGGATACCGAAGATGTAGATAAGTTCGTGGAAACTGTAAAAATGATTGCTCCTACCTTTGGTGGAATCAACTTGGAAGATATCAAGGCTCCGGAAGCATTTGAAATTGAACGACGATTAAAGGAAGAGCTTGACATTCCCGTAATGCACGATGATCAGCATGGTACGGCAATTATATCCGCTGCGGCGTTATTGAATGCCTTAGAGCTTACAGGAAAGAAGATAAGTGAGGTTAAAATTGTAGTTAGCGGCGCAGGTGCCGCGGCAGTTTCCTGTACGCGACTCTACAAAGCCTTTGGAGCAAGTCCAAAAAACATAGTCATGTTGGATAGTAAGGGTGTTATCCGCAGTGACAGGGCAAATCTGTCCACGGAGAAATTGGAGTTTGCGTCTGACAGAAAAATCGATACGCTGGAAGAGGCAATGAAAGATGCCGACGTTTTTGTAGGCCTATCCATTGCCAATATCGTTTCTCCGGAAATGCTTACCTCAATGGCACCGAACCCCATTGTTTTTGCCATGGCCAACCCAGACCCTGAAATACCTTATGAGCTGGCATGTAAGACAAGGAAGGATATTATTATGGCCACGGGAAGATCGGACCATCCTAACCAAGTGAACAATGTGCTTGGATTTCCTTTTATTTTTAGGGGTGCTTTGGACGTCAGGGCTACCTCCATTAATGAAGCAATGAAAATGGCTGCGGTAAAAGCCTTGGCAGAACTGACCAAGGAGCCCGTTCCGGAGCAGGTAAATATTGCCTACGGAGAAACCAGATTAACCTTCGGAAAGGATTATATCATTCCGAAACCTTTTGATCAACGACTCATCGCTAAAATTCCGCCCGCTGTGGCTAAGGCTGCTATGGAAAGCGGTGTGGCGAATGCCCCAATAGAAGACTGGCAACGCTATGAAGAAGAGCTGTTACAACGTTCGGGTAATGATAATAAGGTGGTTAGATTATTGCACAGCAGGGCAAAATCGAATACAAAGAGAATCGTTTTTGCGGAGGCGGACCAATTGGATGTTTTAAAGGCTGCGCAAATTGTGTATGAAGAGGGGATTGCAGAACCCATTCTATTGGGAAGAAAAGAAATTATAGTAGAGCTTAAAAAGGAATTGGAATTCGATGCCGATATTCCTATTGTGGATCCCTTGTCCAAAGAATTTGATGAACGACATATACGTTATGCGACAAAATATTGGGAAAGCAGAAAGCGAAACGGTACTACACTGTACAGTGCCAAGATAAAAATGAAGGAACGTAATTACTTTGGGGCAATGATGGTTCTAGAGGGCGATGCGGATGGAATGATATCCGGATACTCCAGGGCTTATCCTACGGTGGTTAAACCAATTTTAGAAGTTATTGGCCGTGCCGCCAATGTAAAAAAGGTATCTACGGTAAACATTATGATTACGGACAGGGGTCCCTTGTTTTTAGCGGATACTTCCATTAATATTGAACCTAATGCAGAAGAAATTGCAGAAATAGCACAAATGACCGCTAACGTAGCGGCAACCTTTGGATTTGACCCTGTCTTGGCGCTTCTTAGTTATGCGAATTTTGGGTCTTCATCCCACCCCAACGCTAAAAAAGTGCGCAGGGCTGTGGAAATCTTACATGAAACAAATCCAAGTTTAGTTGTAGATGGGGAAATTCAAACAGATTTTGCATTGAACAGGGAACTTCACGAGAGTCAATTTCCATTTTCTAAGCTAGCGGGTAGAAAAGTGAATACACTGATCTTTCCAAATCTTGAATCCGCGAACATTACATATAAATTACTGAAAGAATTGAACGGAGCGGACTCTATAGGTCCAATTATGGTAGGCCTCCGGAAATCGGTACATATCATGCAGCTCGGGGCAAGTGTTGACGAAATTGTCAATATGACGGCCGTAGCGGTTATCGATGCCCAAGAAAGAGAAAAAAGAAAGAAAGCAAAATCCCTAAGATAG
- a CDS encoding GIN domain-containing protein translates to MKRVILLLIIFSYTHSFAQRKPKIKGNKNVVEVREDLPAFHAIQLNDDLEILLQKASNEGYTLEADDNLIDVLKFKVTDSTLIISSFYKITSKKKLNIVVYYTELDGLTMRNGEISMKDVISSDRLTVRTSGTARLELNATADIIDIDMEGISSGDFNVASDSLNLTLKDRIDAKIYATGEKNTIYMYKNASAKLEGTTDFLTAKLYGNSNLKAEKLESNTALVVSEDSPNARVNVLVDFQLSSRGSSKTSLYGNPKITILDFLDTSQLDKENN, encoded by the coding sequence ATGAAAAGAGTCATTTTATTGTTAATTATATTTAGTTATACGCATTCCTTTGCTCAACGAAAACCAAAAATAAAGGGGAATAAGAATGTTGTAGAAGTGCGTGAAGACTTGCCTGCCTTTCATGCCATACAGCTCAACGATGATCTTGAAATTTTGTTACAGAAGGCTTCGAATGAGGGATACACCTTGGAAGCCGACGATAATTTAATAGATGTGCTGAAGTTTAAAGTGACAGATAGCACTTTGATCATTTCCTCATTTTATAAAATCACCTCCAAAAAGAAACTTAATATTGTGGTATACTATACGGAGCTGGATGGACTAACCATGCGGAACGGAGAGATAAGTATGAAAGATGTGATATCCTCCGATAGACTTACGGTTAGAACCTCAGGTACTGCAAGACTTGAGCTGAATGCAACTGCCGATATTATTGATATAGACATGGAAGGGATTAGCTCTGGAGATTTCAATGTGGCGAGCGACTCGCTTAATCTTACCTTAAAGGACAGGATAGACGCAAAGATATATGCTACTGGGGAAAAGAATACCATTTACATGTATAAGAACGCCTCGGCTAAGTTAGAAGGGACAACCGATTTCTTAACGGCTAAACTTTATGGGAATAGTAATCTTAAAGCAGAAAAACTGGAATCCAATACGGCCCTAGTCGTTTCTGAAGATTCTCCAAATGCAAGAGTAAATGTGCTGGTGGACTTTCAACTATCTTCAAGAGGCTCTTCTAAAACAAGTTTGTACGGAAACCCTAAAATAACCATACTGGACTTTTTAGATACCTCACAACTGGATAAAGAAAATAACTAA
- a CDS encoding cytochrome P450, producing the protein MKKLPVVSRTHVFKNRKQILKNPIPFHHDNFNRLGDTFEVAVGLKKRIIFTRQAKFIKQILQTKQKHYQKSSLQTVDLAKYIGRGLLTSNGEHWRNHRRMIQPAFHKRKLQGLLQIMYQAIKGELSKIKAGEIQDIYPLMGDLAFQVVATSLFSRDDIQVQMSALKEITEANQRMLIQEMRQPYLNWWYKFSGKINRHIKLSLEARAILSSIIKERLAQDSEKDDLMDMLLKATYEDGSRMPEKQLIDEILILFAAGHETTANALGFILFLLAKHPEKQGKAFAEINAIDWTEGIEMESLRKLGYVKQCIEEGMRLYPPAYYIDRESIIKDEIEDYEIPENSMLLLAIYELHRDSRFWESPNAFKPERFDPANKRDYSDYYFPFGGGPRMCIGNNFAMQEMILTVAEILRSYTLRPVDDEVLINPLISLKPVSVKLHFIPR; encoded by the coding sequence ATGAAAAAACTACCAGTGGTATCAAGGACCCATGTTTTTAAAAACAGAAAACAGATCCTTAAAAACCCGATACCTTTTCATCACGATAATTTTAACCGTTTAGGAGATACTTTTGAAGTGGCTGTAGGTCTCAAGAAACGGATCATCTTTACCAGACAGGCCAAATTTATCAAGCAAATCCTTCAAACAAAGCAAAAACATTATCAAAAATCCTCACTTCAAACGGTGGACTTGGCAAAGTATATTGGACGTGGTCTGCTCACCTCAAACGGGGAGCATTGGCGTAATCACAGAAGGATGATACAGCCCGCTTTTCATAAAAGAAAACTACAGGGCTTATTACAGATTATGTACCAGGCCATAAAAGGGGAGTTGTCCAAGATAAAAGCCGGAGAAATACAGGATATTTATCCGTTAATGGGGGACCTCGCATTTCAAGTAGTGGCAACATCCCTTTTCAGTCGTGACGATATTCAAGTGCAGATGTCAGCATTGAAAGAAATTACGGAAGCCAATCAGCGTATGCTCATCCAAGAAATGAGACAACCCTATCTAAATTGGTGGTATAAGTTTTCGGGTAAAATAAATAGACATATCAAACTTTCCTTAGAGGCACGTGCTATATTAAGTAGCATTATAAAGGAGAGGTTGGCTCAAGATTCTGAAAAAGATGATTTGATGGATATGCTTCTTAAGGCTACTTATGAGGACGGAAGCCGTATGCCAGAAAAGCAATTGATCGATGAAATTTTAATACTGTTTGCAGCGGGACATGAGACTACGGCCAATGCCTTAGGATTTATATTGTTCCTACTGGCCAAACATCCGGAAAAACAGGGAAAAGCCTTTGCAGAAATAAATGCGATAGATTGGACGGAGGGTATTGAGATGGAAAGTTTACGAAAATTGGGTTATGTAAAACAGTGTATAGAGGAAGGAATGCGCTTATATCCACCTGCGTACTATATTGACCGGGAATCTATTATAAAAGATGAGATAGAGGATTACGAAATACCTGAAAACTCAATGTTGTTGCTTGCCATTTACGAATTGCATAGGGATTCGCGTTTTTGGGAATCTCCCAACGCTTTCAAGCCAGAGCGGTTCGATCCTGCAAATAAAAGGGACTATTCCGATTATTATTTTCCCTTTGGTGGCGGGCCAAGAATGTGTATAGGTAATAACTTTGCCATGCAAGAAATGATTTTGACGGTGGCCGAGATTCTTCGTAGCTATACCCTAAGACCGGTGGATGATGAAGTCCTTATTAATCCATTAATTTCCCTGAAACCTGTTAGCGTTAAACTTCATTTTATACCAAGATGA
- a CDS encoding MFS transporter, translating into MKIAKPSLSFWQIFNMNVGFLGIQYSFGLQQTAINPIFLYLGAPEDMLPILNIAGPVTGLVVQPIIGAMSDKTWSPKWGRRKPYFLIGAILGSLCLFAFPTSPVLWFAVGLLWILDVGNNMAMEPYRAFVGDKLPEKQLSLGFQMQSLFVGAGILLANGSIVLFQYLLGDESIEVAGSIPQWLYYSFYIGGILSIATILWSVLKTPEIPPSAEELAEINHDRSKPIGARIAKPFAEIVTAIRDMPAFMWKISAVYLFQWYALFVYWQYITPLFKLTLGYSTSEAASQSAQMSLTYNIVTMVVALALVPLTLKYGGKKIYALSLVGTGLALFAIPFIDDSLLVLAPMVLFGIGWAAMMGIPYTMVSKVVPQDRRGVYMGILNMMIVIPMGIETLTFGPIYKYLLGGSAINAILFAGAFFIISAILAMRLNVPNNSE; encoded by the coding sequence ATGAAAATAGCGAAACCAAGCCTCAGTTTTTGGCAGATCTTTAATATGAATGTTGGTTTTCTTGGAATCCAATATAGCTTTGGTCTCCAGCAAACTGCAATTAATCCTATATTCCTTTATTTAGGTGCTCCAGAGGATATGCTTCCTATTTTAAATATCGCTGGGCCGGTTACCGGCTTGGTTGTTCAGCCCATTATTGGGGCTATGTCAGATAAAACATGGTCTCCTAAATGGGGAAGACGTAAGCCCTATTTTCTAATAGGAGCAATATTGGGTAGTTTATGTCTTTTTGCTTTCCCAACAAGTCCTGTGCTTTGGTTCGCCGTTGGTTTGCTTTGGATTCTTGACGTAGGTAACAATATGGCCATGGAGCCTTATCGTGCATTTGTAGGGGACAAATTGCCTGAAAAGCAATTGAGTTTAGGTTTTCAAATGCAGAGCTTATTTGTAGGCGCGGGTATTCTTTTGGCAAATGGGTCTATCGTATTGTTTCAATACCTGTTGGGAGATGAATCAATTGAAGTAGCGGGTTCCATACCACAGTGGCTATACTATTCTTTTTATATAGGAGGTATACTTTCCATAGCAACTATTTTATGGTCCGTTCTAAAAACACCGGAAATTCCTCCATCCGCCGAAGAGTTAGCTGAAATTAACCATGATAGAAGTAAGCCAATTGGCGCAAGAATTGCTAAGCCCTTTGCTGAAATAGTAACAGCTATTAGAGATATGCCTGCTTTTATGTGGAAAATTAGTGCGGTTTACTTATTCCAATGGTATGCACTTTTTGTGTACTGGCAGTACATAACGCCACTTTTTAAGCTTACACTAGGTTACTCTACTTCAGAAGCTGCTTCGCAATCGGCCCAAATGAGTTTAACGTATAATATAGTTACTATGGTGGTGGCCTTAGCTCTCGTGCCGCTTACTTTGAAATATGGAGGTAAAAAGATATATGCATTAAGTTTGGTAGGAACCGGTTTGGCATTGTTCGCAATTCCATTTATTGATGATTCTTTACTAGTGCTAGCGCCTATGGTACTTTTCGGCATTGGTTGGGCAGCTATGATGGGTATTCCCTATACCATGGTGTCAAAGGTTGTTCCGCAGGATAGACGTGGTGTTTATATGGGTATTTTAAATATGATGATCGTTATTCCAATGGGCATAGAAACGCTGACTTTTGGACCTATTTATAAATATTTACTTGGAGGAAGCGCTATAAATGCTATCCTATTTGCAGGAGCCTTCTTCATCATTAGTGCAATTTTGGCCATGCGCCTTAATGTTCCCAATAATTCTGAGTGA
- the queG gene encoding tRNA epoxyqueuosine(34) reductase QueG yields MNFSKTSELIKTEAKRLGFLSCGISKADFLEEEAPRLEKWLNNNMHGEMAYMENHFDKRLDPRLLVDGAKSVISLLLNYYPEETQKEDTYKISKYAYGHDYHHVIKSKLKQLQEFISEQIGEVNGRAFVDSAPVLDKAWAAKSGLGWIGKHSNLLTQQVGSFYFIAELIVDLELSYDSPVTDHCGTCTACIDACPTQAITEPYVVDGSKCISYFTIELKNEIPSEFKGQFNDWAFGCDVCQDVCPWNKFSKPHQEPLFNPHPDLLSMTKKDWEEITEDVFKKVFQKSAVKRTKFSGLQRNIKFLK; encoded by the coding sequence ATGAATTTTTCCAAGACAAGCGAACTTATAAAAACCGAAGCCAAGCGCCTTGGTTTTTTGTCGTGTGGAATTTCAAAGGCCGATTTTTTAGAGGAGGAGGCCCCCCGTTTAGAGAAGTGGTTGAACAATAATATGCATGGCGAAATGGCATATATGGAGAACCATTTTGACAAACGTTTAGATCCACGTTTATTGGTCGATGGAGCCAAATCGGTCATTTCACTTTTACTGAATTACTATCCGGAAGAAACCCAAAAAGAAGATACCTACAAGATTTCCAAATATGCTTATGGCCATGATTACCATCATGTGATAAAATCCAAATTAAAACAACTTCAAGAATTCATCTCCGAACAAATCGGTGAGGTCAACGGAAGAGCATTCGTAGATTCTGCACCGGTCTTGGACAAAGCATGGGCCGCTAAAAGTGGTTTGGGTTGGATTGGTAAGCATAGCAACCTACTAACACAACAAGTGGGTTCTTTTTATTTTATAGCGGAACTCATTGTTGATTTAGAGTTATCCTACGACTCCCCGGTCACCGACCATTGTGGCACTTGTACCGCATGTATAGATGCATGTCCTACACAGGCTATAACAGAACCCTATGTGGTGGATGGTAGTAAATGTATTTCCTATTTCACGATAGAACTTAAGAACGAGATTCCCAGTGAATTTAAAGGTCAGTTTAATGATTGGGCTTTTGGCTGCGATGTATGCCAAGATGTTTGTCCTTGGAACAAATTTTCAAAACCACATCAAGAACCGCTGTTCAATCCACATCCGGATTTATTATCCATGACCAAAAAAGATTGGGAGGAGATTACAGAAGATGTTTTTAAAAAAGTATTCCAAAAATCCGCCGTAAAACGAACCAAATTCTCTGGACTACAGCGCAATATTAAATTTCTTAAGTGA
- the ruvB gene encoding Holliday junction branch migration DNA helicase RuvB encodes MNEYLDPSADGFSDIELDIERALRPVSFDDFTGQEQVLENLKVFVEAANQRGEALDHTLFHGPPGLGKTTLANILANELGVGIKITSGPVLDKPGDLAGLLTNLDERDVLFIDEIHRLSPIVEEYLYSAMEDYRIDIMIETGPNARSVQINLSPFTLIGATTRSGLLTAPMRARFGIQSRLQYYSTELLSTIVQRSAEILKVKISNEAAIEIAGRSRGTPRICNSLLRRVRDFAQIKGTGDIDMEISKFSLKALNVDAHGLDEMDNKILTTIIDKFKGGPVGITTLATAVSESSETIEEVYEPFLIQQGFIMRTPRGREVTELAYKHLGRIKGGIQPGLF; translated from the coding sequence ATGAATGAGTACTTAGACCCTTCCGCAGATGGTTTTTCTGATATAGAGCTTGATATTGAAAGAGCTTTAAGACCAGTTAGTTTTGACGATTTTACCGGACAGGAACAGGTTTTGGAGAATTTGAAAGTCTTTGTAGAAGCAGCCAATCAGCGAGGTGAAGCCTTAGATCATACTTTATTTCATGGGCCTCCTGGTTTAGGTAAAACCACCTTGGCGAATATTTTGGCCAATGAATTGGGCGTAGGCATCAAAATAACCTCTGGTCCGGTATTGGATAAACCGGGAGACTTAGCAGGTCTTCTCACTAATTTGGATGAGCGAGATGTGCTGTTCATTGACGAAATACATCGTTTAAGCCCTATCGTGGAAGAGTATTTATACTCGGCTATGGAAGACTATAGAATTGATATCATGATAGAGACTGGGCCTAATGCAAGATCGGTTCAGATTAATCTAAGCCCCTTTACACTGATCGGCGCAACGACAAGGTCTGGACTATTGACAGCACCAATGCGGGCGCGTTTTGGTATACAAAGTAGGTTGCAGTACTATTCAACGGAGTTGTTATCTACCATTGTTCAGCGTAGCGCCGAAATTTTGAAGGTCAAGATTTCCAATGAGGCGGCCATCGAAATAGCGGGGCGTAGTAGAGGAACTCCGCGTATCTGTAATTCATTGCTCCGCAGGGTACGGGACTTTGCTCAAATAAAGGGCACTGGGGACATAGATATGGAAATTTCAAAATTTAGTTTGAAAGCATTGAATGTTGATGCGCACGGATTGGATGAAATGGACAATAAGATTCTTACTACCATTATAGACAAGTTCAAAGGAGGTCCTGTTGGTATCACTACCTTGGCCACGGCAGTTTCGGAAAGTTCGGAAACCATAGAAGAGGTGTATGAGCCATTTTTGATACAGCAGGGTTTTATTATGCGTACTCCGCGGGGCAGGGAAGTAACGGAGTTAGCTTACAAGCATTTGGGCAGAATTAAAGGAGGAATACAACCTGGACTTTTTTAA
- the ruvA gene encoding Holliday junction branch migration protein RuvA, which translates to MIHHLKGKLVEKNPTDVIIECAGVGYFVNISLHTFSKIQEGELISLYTHLQVKEDSHTLFGFAEKSERQIFRLLLSVSGIGASTARTMLSSLSPAQIRDAIANGDAPTIQSIKGIGAKTAQRVILDLRDKVLKVYDIDEVSLTQNNTNKDEALSALEVLGFARRQAEKVVDKVISQDSSLSVENIIKLALKNL; encoded by the coding sequence ATGATTCATCACCTTAAAGGAAAACTGGTAGAAAAGAACCCAACGGACGTAATTATAGAGTGCGCCGGGGTAGGATATTTTGTAAATATCTCCTTGCATACGTTTTCTAAGATTCAAGAAGGTGAATTGATCAGTTTGTACACTCACCTTCAGGTAAAGGAAGATTCGCATACACTGTTTGGTTTCGCCGAAAAATCTGAACGACAAATATTTCGTCTACTGCTATCGGTTTCAGGTATCGGTGCCAGTACCGCAAGAACCATGTTATCCTCTTTAAGTCCAGCTCAAATTAGAGACGCAATTGCTAACGGAGATGCGCCCACCATCCAAAGCATTAAGGGCATTGGTGCAAAAACGGCCCAACGCGTAATTTTGGATTTAAGGGACAAGGTTTTAAAAGTATACGATATAGACGAAGTTTCCCTAACTCAAAACAATACAAATAAAGATGAAGCGTTATCTGCTTTAGAGGTTCTAGGATTTGCTAGAAGACAAGCCGAAAAGGTTGTAGATAAGGTAATCTCCCAGGATTCATCTCTAAGCGTAGAAAACATAATAAAACTCGCGCTCAAAAATTTGTAA
- a CDS encoding acyl-CoA dehydrogenase, whose translation MEKKIYSAGILQYIPIFYVIWSDDLVSTSEINVVEKAISSDDSLSKEEKKVLTSWLAVNNPPANEEFKAWKNIISNSGVKLIESETYPLTTFSQKVVCHYKDSCPFNESLKAIEINLGIQPNHYNHLFDVEVEYESVSDFYDAKEIDLVLKGKNATVVDDFRTVLDHDIFKWDVHRTKEDFRKIVLDQVKYLASKGYGAMAYPKAYGGTNDMEGYATIFENMMYVDGSLTIKFGVQFGLFGGSIQKLGTKKHHDKYLNKTGEADLLGCFAMTETGHGSNVRGIKTTATYDKKTDVIVLHTPGENDNKEYIGNALDSKMASVFAQLIVNGKNEGVHAILVPLRDENHKLLPGIKVEDNGYKLGLNGVDNGKIWFHQVSVPRENLLNKYGDINSEGIYTSDIQNPNKRFFTMLGTLVGGRICVARAGLGGAKMALAVAIKHALKRRQFNDSIKIQEDLLMDYPTHQLRLTPLVASAYVYHITLDKMMEVYCDENQPDKRKVETQVAGLKSIITWYANNTIQECREACGGKGYLLENRIADLKGDVDIFTTFEGDNNVLLQLAAKGVLSDFKAEFNSAGFTSVLKLLSQQLSDKLATVNPLYANKVDAEHLYNPKFHKHAFEYRTRRLTYTLAMRIRSYIKKGVPSYQAFLKVQTHLLALGKAYSIELAYSTFTSFTDSITNETNRALFQKLGTLYALSELRKDASWFLEQGYIGSAKSKAIRQRTERLCTELRPHIEVLVDGFGIPDHCMSAPIAR comes from the coding sequence ATGGAAAAGAAAATTTACTCTGCCGGCATTTTACAATATATCCCGATATTTTACGTGATTTGGTCAGACGATTTGGTTTCGACATCAGAAATAAACGTAGTAGAAAAGGCCATCAGTTCAGACGATAGTCTATCTAAAGAAGAGAAGAAGGTGTTGACGTCTTGGCTAGCGGTAAATAATCCTCCTGCCAACGAAGAATTTAAGGCTTGGAAAAATATCATTTCCAATTCAGGAGTTAAACTCATCGAAAGTGAGACTTACCCACTGACCACTTTTAGTCAAAAGGTGGTTTGTCATTACAAAGATTCGTGTCCGTTTAACGAGAGTCTAAAAGCTATTGAAATTAATCTAGGCATACAACCCAATCACTACAACCATCTTTTTGATGTGGAGGTTGAATATGAGAGCGTTTCGGATTTCTATGATGCCAAAGAAATAGACCTTGTTCTAAAGGGTAAGAACGCTACCGTAGTAGATGATTTTAGGACCGTTTTAGACCATGATATTTTTAAATGGGACGTTCATAGAACAAAAGAGGATTTCCGAAAAATAGTTCTTGATCAGGTTAAATATCTCGCTTCCAAGGGGTACGGCGCCATGGCCTATCCCAAAGCATACGGAGGAACCAATGATATGGAAGGCTACGCCACTATCTTTGAGAATATGATGTATGTTGATGGAAGTCTTACCATAAAATTCGGCGTACAGTTTGGTCTGTTCGGAGGTAGTATTCAAAAATTGGGCACCAAAAAGCATCACGATAAGTACTTGAATAAAACTGGAGAGGCCGATTTACTAGGTTGTTTCGCCATGACCGAAACGGGTCATGGTTCTAATGTAAGAGGCATTAAAACTACCGCCACTTATGATAAAAAAACTGATGTCATTGTGTTGCATACACCAGGAGAAAACGATAATAAGGAGTATATAGGAAACGCTTTAGATTCCAAAATGGCTTCAGTTTTCGCCCAGCTCATCGTAAATGGAAAAAATGAAGGTGTGCATGCTATCTTGGTGCCGTTACGGGATGAAAACCACAAGCTGTTACCTGGAATCAAAGTTGAAGACAACGGTTACAAATTAGGCCTCAATGGGGTTGATAACGGAAAAATATGGTTTCATCAAGTGAGTGTTCCAAGAGAAAACCTATTGAACAAATACGGGGACATCAACTCGGAAGGAATCTATACATCCGACATCCAGAACCCTAATAAGCGCTTTTTTACCATGTTGGGAACCCTAGTCGGGGGCAGGATATGTGTAGCCCGTGCAGGACTCGGGGGAGCCAAAATGGCTCTTGCAGTCGCTATTAAGCATGCTTTGAAGAGAAGGCAATTCAATGATAGTATAAAAATTCAAGAAGATTTGTTGATGGACTATCCTACGCATCAACTACGTTTGACACCTTTGGTAGCTAGTGCGTACGTGTATCATATCACATTGGATAAGATGATGGAGGTATACTGTGATGAAAATCAACCGGACAAACGCAAAGTAGAAACTCAGGTAGCGGGGTTGAAATCCATAATCACCTGGTATGCCAATAACACCATTCAGGAATGTAGAGAAGCCTGTGGAGGTAAAGGTTATTTATTAGAGAACCGTATTGCAGATTTAAAAGGCGATGTAGATATCTTTACCACTTTTGAAGGAGATAATAACGTATTGCTCCAGCTAGCGGCAAAAGGTGTACTATCGGATTTTAAGGCAGAGTTTAATAGTGCAGGATTTACTTCTGTCCTGAAACTTTTAAGTCAGCAGTTGAGCGATAAACTAGCAACTGTAAATCCTTTGTACGCCAATAAGGTGGATGCTGAGCATTTATATAATCCAAAATTTCACAAGCACGCTTTTGAATATAGAACACGAAGGTTAACTTATACCTTGGCCATGCGCATACGCAGTTATATTAAAAAAGGCGTACCCTCTTACCAAGCATTCCTAAAAGTACAGACGCATTTACTGGCCTTAGGGAAAGCATATAGCATTGAACTCGCTTACTCGACATTTACGTCCTTTACGGATTCAATAACTAACGAAACAAATAGGGCACTGTTTCAAAAATTGGGAACGCTTTACGCACTATCGGAACTACGAAAAGATGCCTCTTGGTTCTTAGAGCAGGGCTACATTGGCAGCGCTAAATCAAAAGCTATACGACAAAGAACCGAACGATTATGCACCGAGTTACGCCCTCATATAGAAGTGTTGGTAGATGGTTTTGGCATACCCGACCATTGTATGTCGGCACCCATAGCTCGTTAG